TTGGAGTACACCATTCAATATATGAAAGAGCGAACTGCGTTTGGAAAAAGCATTTCTAAATTTCAGGCCTTGCGTCATAGAGTGGCACAACTTGCCAGTGAAATTGAAGTGAGCAAAACCTTTAATTATGTTACGGCTAAACGTTTAAACGATGGCGAATATGTAGTAAAGGAAGCTACAATGAGCAAGCTAATTTCTACTAAAGTTGCCGATGAGGTAATGACCGAATGTCTGCAGTTTTTAGGCGGTTATGGATATATGGAAGAATATCCGTTGGCGCGTTTACTGCGCGACAGTAGGCTAGGGCCAATAGGTGGCGGAACTTCTGAAATACTTAAGGAAATTATTTCAAAAATGGTTATTGAAGGGAAAGAGTATAAGCCTGCAACTTAAAATTATAACCTAAACTTTAAGAATGAAGAATATCAGGAAAAGTCATTTTCTCACACTACTATTTTTTTTAATTACCGCAGCAACTTTTGCTCAAAGTGAGCTAAAAGGAAAAGTAGCCGATTTTTTAACCTTTCAACCCATTGAAAGCGCCAGTGTGTACATTAAAAATACCACCGTAGGTTCCATAACTAATGCCGATGGAAATTTCGTTTTAAAAGTGCCACAACAAAACTTGCAGGATACCTTGGTTATTTCGTCCATCGGGTACAAAAGTTTTAATGTAGTAATCACTGAATTTGAAAACGGCTCCGATATTTATTTGGAAGAAGATGTTGCTTCCTTAGATGAAGTTGTAATAGTTGCAGATCCGCGCCCTACTACCGGCAATGGTATTGTGCAAAAAGCCATTGAAAAACTTCCGGGCAATTTGCCTGAAGTTGCGTATCTGCAAAAAGGATTTCTTCGTCATAAAGAACGCAATAAAAAGGAATACAAATGGCTTATTGAAAGCGCTATAACTTTATACGATTCCAGCTATGCAGCCGGGGCAAAAAATTATTTAAAAATAAATGTAGACGAAACCCGCAAAAGCTACGATCTACGAGATATAGACAGTCTGTTTACGTATTCGGCCTATTTAAAGAGCATCGGGTCTAAGGCCGGAAATATTAATAAAAATACCGTAAAAACTTCAGCTTTAATTGAAGCCATAAAATGGAACGACAGCCGAGTAAATGGTTTGGGCAATCTATTTAAAGGGAGGCTTAATATAGTTAGAAATTCGGATGTTTCGGGGGCTTTGTTCGGTACAAATACTTTGGAAATGCACCAGTTTAAATTAGATACAATTTTAGTAGATAACGGTAGAAAACTCTATAAAATTAAAATTGAAAAAGGTGCAGATTTTGTAGGCTTAAGCACGCCTAATATTTATAATGAAGGTTTTGAACCCAAAGGGTGGATTTATATTTATTACGACAATTACGCCATTAAAAAAGTGGAATACGAACTAATTGCTGCATCCGATGTTCAAAAAAGAAGGAGCAAAAGTCTTTTTGATACGCAAACAATCCATAAACTTGTTATAACGTATAAGGACTATAACGGAAAAATGTACCCCAATTATGTGTATTACGAAACGCCAAAACTTGTAAATACGGGCGACCGATCTTCCGATAGAATAAAAACTGAAGCCGAACCAGGCTTTGATAAGGGCGAGCAATACTACTATACTGTTCAAGAAATTTTATTTACCGATATAATCCGTGACCCAGAATTGGTAAGCCAAGAATTGCTTCAAAACAACTGGGATGCAGATGTTTTTTCCAGCAAACCCTACAATGCTCTTTTCTGGGAAAATTACAACGTATTGTTGGAGAGTAAAGAAGAGCAGAAGCTTATTCAGGATTTGAGCAAACGTGCTTCATTGTATAAAGAGTGATTTTTTTTAAATTCTGTGTTTGTAATTCAATATTAAATATTACTTTTGCCGACCTAAAGAGAGGAGGTGATGACACTATGTTAATTATACCAGTTAAAGACGGAGAAAATATCGACAGAGCGCTAAAGCGTTTTAAGCGTAAATTTGATCGTACAGGAACAATGCGCCAATTGCGTGCGCGACAAGCTTTCACAAAGCCTTCAGTTAAGAAGAGAGCGCAAATGCAGAAAGCACAATATATTCAGAACTTAAGAGATCAGGAAGAAATCTAGTATTTCTTTTTTGAAGAGAGAATCTAAAAATCCGTTGGAACTAATTTCCATCGGATTTTTTTTATGGGTGAAAGCCATTGGGTTGTTAAGTTATTGCGTTATTTTTAGGATCTCGTAACTAAAATGGAATTGTTAACGAAACTAGCAAAATGTCTTTTCAAGCTTTTACAGATTATCTCCAACTCGAAAAAAAGTATTCGCCAAACACCATAACTGCTTATTTAAAAGATTTGCGCGATTTTGGGAAATTTGCTTCGGACGAATATCAGTATGCCAATATTGATACGGTAAATTATGCAATTGTACGTAGTTGGATTGTAATGCTTGTAGATTCGGGTATTTCAAATCGTACGGTAAACCGAAAAATATCCTCGCTTAATACCTATTATAAGTTTCTGTTGAAAATAGGGCAGATAGAGGTTAATCCGTTGGCAAAGCACAAATCGCTTAAAATTTCAAAAAAAATTCAAGTGCCATTTTCAGAAACCGAAATTAGTAGCGTGCTGGAATTCCTAGCATTGCAAAGTGATTTTATAGGATTGCGCGACCGGTTAATTGTAGAGCTTTTTTATTCTACAGGAATTCGAAGGGCAGAATTAATTAATATAAAGTTAAGCGACGTATCACTTTCACAAAAAACAGTAAAAGTATTGGGCAAACGGAACAAAGAGCGCATTATGCCACTTTTGCCCATAGTAATACAAACCATAGAGGCGTATGTGCCCCATCGAAACCAACTGGAAAACAGCAACGATTCGGAATACCTATTTCTTACCCAAAAAGGGGTTAAAATCTACGAAAATCTTGTTTATCGTATTATAAATTCATACTTTAGTAAAACTTCAGAAAAGGTAAAGAAGAGTCCGCATATTTTGCGGCATTCTTTTGCTACCCATCTTTTAAATGAAGGAGCAGATATAAATGCGGTAAAGGAGTTGTTGGGTCATTCCAGTTTAGCTTCTACCCAGGTTTACACACAAAACAGTATAGCAAAATTGAAAGAAGTTTATAAAAGCTCCCATCCACGAAACTAAAAAATTGAGACAGACTTATGGCATAAAAATACGTAACGTATAAACTTAAAAAATTATATAATATGAAAGTAAACGTACAAACTCCCAATTTTGCAGCGAAAGAGGAACTTTTAGTATTTGTAGAAAAAAAGTTGTCTAAGCTAGAGCAGTATTACGATAAAATAGTATTTGCAGATGTATTTTTAAAAGTTCAGAAAACAAGTGAGAAGGAAAATAAAATCGTAGAAGTATTGCTAAGTTTGCCTGGCGATGAGGTTATGGTGAAAAAAGAAGCAAAAACCTTTGAAGAGGCTACAGATGAAGTTGTTAAGGCGATGGAGCGACAGCTAAAAAAAAGAAAGCAAAAACAAAAAGCATATTTATAGTATTATTTTTTAGAAAAAGTTTTGTAGAAAAAATAATTTCTCTACATTTGCAGTCCGTTAGAAATAGCGGACTTTTTTATGGCTGAAAAACAGTCTTAAAAAGAGGTCAAAAAGCCGATGTAGCTCAGCTGGCTAGAGCAGCTGATTTGTAATCAGCAGGTCGTGGGTTCGAGTCCCTCTATCGGCTCAATAATTCAGAATTATGAATTCGGAATTATGAAAAGTAAAAAGTAGATTTTTAAATCTGCAAGTTCATTAGGATTATTGAAAGTTTTAGTTGTGAATTCTGCATTCTTAATTCATAATTGAAAAATTGGGGAGATACTCAAGCGGCCAACGAGGGCAGACTGTAAATCTGCTGACTACGTCTTCGCAGGTTCGAATCCTGCTCTCCCCACAAATGAGTGTATAGCTGAAAGAGGATCTTCGCAGGTTCTCCCGAAGCTTCGGGACTGCTCTCCCCACAAATGAGTGTATAGCTGAAAGAGGATCTTCGCAGGTTCTCCCGAAGCTTCGGGACTGCTCTCCCCACAAATGAGTGTATAGCTGAAAGAGGATCTTCGCAGGTTCTCCCGAAGCTTCGGGACTGCTCTCCCCACAAACAATTTTTGCTTAGGCAGAAATTGAAAAAATCAAATTTCAATAAACAAATTCCAAATGGGTTTGCTTGATGTTTGAAAATAGTTCTTTAATAGATTGGAAAATATCTTTTTTGGTTAAATTCTTAATCAATTTCAATTTCCGTTGGAATTTGGGATTTGTTATTTGGAATTTATTCAAAAAATTGCGGGAGTAGCTCAGTTGGTAGAGCGTCAGCCTTCCAAGCTGAATGTCGCCGGTTCGAACCCGGTCTCCCGCTCAAGAAAGTTCTTTAAAATGTGTAGATATTGTTTTTTACAATATTTCCATAAAAATTTAGAGAGCAGGGTACTAGGTTTATGCCGAGTGCAGTCTAGGTAATCCCGGTCTCCCGCTCTAAAAAGTTATAGGTTAAGTTTTTTTTATAATAATCTTGACTTATAGGCTTTAAACTGTCACCCTGAGCGCAGTCGAAGGGCAGAAACCAAAAACGCCGGTGTAGCTCAGGGGTAGAGCGTTTCCTTGGTAAGGAAGAGGTCATGGGTTCAATTCCCATCATTGGCTCAAGTTGTAAATACAATAGAACACTAATATATAACTAAGATTAAAACTAATACAAAATGGCAAAAGAAAAATTCGATCGGTCAAAACCACACTTAAATATTGGTACAATTGGACACGTAGATCACGGAAAAACAACCACTACTGCAGCTATTACTAAAGTTTTGGCGGATGCAGGATATTCAGCAGCGACATCATTTGATCAAATTGATAATGCGCCAGAAGAAAAAGAAAGAGGTATTACAATTAACTCTTCTCACGTAGAGTATCAAACAGCTAACCGTCACTACGCACACGTTGACTGTCCTGGTCACGCGGATTACGTAAAAAACATGGTTACTGGTGCTGCCCAAATGGACGGTGCTATTCTTGTAGTTGCTGCTACAGATGGTCCAATGCCACAAACACGCGAGCACATCCTTTTAGGTCGCCAAGTAGGTATTCCTAGAATTGTTGTGTTTATGAATAAAGTAGACTTAGTTGATGACGAAGAGTTGTTAGAATTAGTTGAAATGGAAATCCGTGACCTTCTTAACTTTTACGAGTACGATGGTGATAACGGACCCGTAGTTCAAGGTTCTGCTCTTGGTGCACTTAACGGTGAGCAAAAATGGGTAGATGCGCTTCTTAAATTAATGGAAGAAGTTGATCAATGGATTGAAGAGCCAGTTCGTGATATCGAGAAGCCTTTCTTGATGCCTATCGAAGACGTTTTCTCAATTACTGGTCGTGGAACTGTTGCTACAGGTCGTATCGAAACTGGTATTGCTAAAACTGGAGATCCAGTTGAAATCATCGGTATGGGAGCTGAAAAATTAACTTCTACAATTACTGGTATTGAAATGTTCCGTCAAATCCTTGATAGAGGTGAAGCTGGTGATAACGCTGGTATCCTACTTAGAGGTATTGAAAAAACACAGATATCTAGAGGTATGGTTATTACTAAGCCAGGTTCTGTAACTCCACACGCTAAATTCAAAGCTGAGGTTTATATCCTTAAGAAAGAAGAAGGTGGGCGTCACACTCCATTCCACAACAACTACCGTCCACAGTTCTACGTTCGTACAACTGACGTAACTGGAACAATTATGCTTCCTGATGGTGTTGAAATGGTTATGCCTGGTGATAACTTAACTATTACTGTTGAGTTGCTTCAACCAATCGCAATGAATGTAGGTCTTCGTTTCGCTATCCGTGAAGGTGGACGTACTGTAGGTGCAGGTCAGGTAACTGAAATTTTAGAATAATTATTATATCATTAAAAGTTCTGGGTGTCTCGAATTTACTTCGAGATACCTTGGCTTTTAAAGTGGGTTTAACCAATCTGTTGGTCTGTAAACCTGTGTTGTAATTCAGATTGCTGAATTAAAAATAGTTTAACGCTCGCATACTAATCGGGAGTAAAACTAAAAGAAAGATAAAATAGAAATATTTATCTACGGGTTTAGCTCAGTTGGTAGAGCACTGGTCTCCAAAACCAGGTGTCGTGAGTTCGAGTCTCGCAACCCGTGCTAAATATCTGCTAAAACAGGTAGCCCAAAATTTGGGAACAAGAAATTTTAATAGCGACGTCATGGTAAACTATATTACAGAATCGTATAAAGAACTTAAAAATCACGTTACCTGGCCTACGTGGGCAGAAGCGCAGAAGTTAACTGTTATTGTAGCGGTTTTTTCTGTTCTCTTGGCTTTGGCTGTATGGGGTGTAGATACCGTTTTCAGCAAAGTGGTCGGAATATATTTTGATTGGATCAAGTCGTAAAAAAATGACCGAAACAACAAATACAAAAAAGTGGTACGTAGTCCGTTCAGTTAGTGGGCAGGAAAACAAGATTAAATCGTATATCGAAAGCGATATTAAACGATTGGGCCTTGAAGATTATGTTGATCAGGTGCTGGTACCTACTGAAAAGGTAATTCAAATTCGCAACGGAAAAAAGGTAAACAAAGAACGTGTTTACTTTCCGGGCTATATAATGATCCAAGCTAACTTAGGGGGTGAAATTCCACATATTATAAAATCTATAAATGGGGTAATTGGCTTTTTGGGTGAAACCAAAGGTGGAGACCCTGTGCCGCTCAGACAATCTGAAGTAAACAGAATGTTAGGTAAAGTAGATGAGCTATCTGTAAAAGACGATAGTGTAAATATACCTTTTACCATTGGCGAAACCGTAAAAGTTATAGATGGTCCATTTAACGGATTTAACGGAACGGTAGAAAAAATTAATGAAGAAAAACGCAAACTCGAAGTAATGGTGAAGATTTTCGGAAGAAAAACACCACTGGAATTGAGTTATATGCAAGTAGAAAAAGTTTAATTGTTACGCTTAATAGGTTTTTTCGAAGGCTTCCACTTTTGAATAACCACATCAAAAATTAGAAATGGCAAAAGAAATCAGTAAAGTAGTTAAGTTGCAAGTTCGTGGAGGTGCTGCTAACCCATCACCACCAGTAGGACCTGCTCTTGGTGCTGCCGGTGTTAACATCATGGAGTTCTGTAAGCAGTTTAATGCCAGAACCCAGGATAAGCAAGGAAAGGTATTGCCAGTAGCGATCACGGTTTTTAAAGATAAATCTTTCGATTTTATCATTAAAACTCCACCCGCTGCCGTTCAAATACTAGAAGCTGCTAAAGCAAAAAAAGGCTCCGGTGAACCACACGCAAAAAAAATAGCCACAATCTCTTGGGACCAAATTAAAACGATCGCGGAAGATAAAATGCCCGATCTTAATGCATTTACCATCGAGTCTGCTATGAAAATGGTAGCTGGTACTGCACGTTCTATGGGAGTTAAAGTAAAAGGTGATGCACCTTTTTAATTTGAAAAAAGAAACTATAAAATGGCACGATTAACTAAAAAGCAAAAGGAAGCTAAACTAAAGGTAGAGGATAGAACCTATACCGTGGCCGAAGCTTCTGCTTTAATAAAAGATATCACCAGCGTAAACTTTGATGCTTCCGTTGACCTTGCAGTGCGCCTTAACGTAGATCCACGTAAAGCGAACCAAATGGTTAGAGGCGTTGTTACCCTTCCGCACGGAACCGGTAAAGACGTAAAAGTTTTGGCATTGGTAACTCCAGATAAGGAAGCCGAAGCCAAAGAAGCAGGAGCAGATTACGTAGGTCTTGATGAGTACCTCGACAAAATTAAAGGAGGATGGACAGATGTTGACGTAATTGTAACTATGCCAAGCGTTATGGGTAAATTGGGTCCTTTAGGACGTATATTAGGGCCTCGTGGCCTTATGCCAAACCCTAAAACAGGTACAGTAACAATGGACGTTGCTAAAGCCGTTTCAGATGTAAAAGCTGGTAAAATCGACTTTAAAGTAGATAAAACCGGTATCGTACACGCAGCAATTGGAAAAGCATCTTTTGATGCCGAAAAAATTGCCGGAAACGCAAGAGAATTATTAACAACCCTCGTTAAACTTAAACCACAAGCGGCAAAAGGTATATACATTAAAAGTATTTATATGTCTAGTACTATGAGCCCAGGAGTTGAAGTTGACACAAAAAGGTTTACTGAGCAGTAAAAACTGGAAATTATGACAAGAGAAGAAAAATCACAAGTAATTGAAACGTTGACTGCACAGTTGTCTGATAGTGCTAATATTTATTTAGCAGATATTTCAGGCCTTAATGCAGGGAACACTACCAACCTTCGTCGTGCTTGTTTTAAAGCAGGTGTGCAGTTGGCAGTGGTTAAGAACACGTTGCTTAAAAAAGCAATGGAGAGTTCTGATAAAGACTTTGGCGAATTAACAGAAATACTAAAAGGCAACACGTCTTTAATGTTTTCTGAAACAGGTAACGCACCTGCCAAGGTAATTAAAGAATTTAGAAAAAAATCTGATAAGCCGCTTTTAAAAGGAGCCTATATCCAAGAATCAATTTACGTTGGCGACAACCAATTGGATAGTCTGGTTGAACTTAAATCTAAAGACGAACTTGTTGGAGAAATTATCGGGTTGTTACAATCGCCTGCTAAAAATGTTATCTCGGCTCTTAAGAGTGGTGGTAGTACAATCGCGGGAATTGTTAAAACCTTATCCGAAAAAGAAGGATAAAACCTTTAAAACTCCTTTTTTAAATGGAGATTTAAAGAAATGGTATTGCACTAATTTAATTTATATAAACACAATTATTTTTAAAAACGATAGAAATGGCAGATTTGAAAGATTTCGCAGAACAATTAGTTAACTTAACAGTAAAAGAAGTTAATGAGTTAGCTACAATATTAAAAGACGAGTACGGTATAGAGCCTGCAGCTGCTGCAGTAGCTATGGCCGGACCTGCTGCTGGTGGTGGAGAAGCCGCTGAAGAGCAATCAGAATTCACAGTAATGTTGAAGGCTGCTGGTGGTTCTAAACTTGCAGTTGTAAAACTAGTTAAAGAATTAACTGGTGCTGGTCTTAAAGAAGCAAAAGAATTAGTTGATAGTGCTCCTTCTCCAATAAAAGAAGGTGTATCTAAAGATGAAGCAGAAGCTTTAAAAGCACAACTAGAAGAAGCTGGAGCTGAGGTTGAGCTTAAGTAAGCTTACAACGTTCCAAACCTTAAGGTTTAGGTCTTCCCGATAGTTCGGGAAAGGCCTAAACCATTTTGCGTATATAATGGTTAACCCCTTTTTTATACGTTTTTTCAATTTCATTTTAATTAAAATTCCGTCCATAGATGTCAGCAACGCAAACTGAAAGATTGAATTTTTCCTCTGTAAAAAATAAGCCGGATTACCCCGACTTTTTGGACATTCAGATTAAATCCTTTCAGGATTTTTTCCAGTTGGAAACCAAATCAGAAGAAAGAGGCCAAGAAGGATTGTATAAAACCTTTTTGGAAAATTTCCCGATTACCGATACCCGTAATCAATTCGTTTTAGAGTTTTTAGACTATTTCGTAGATCCACCAAGATATTCCATTCAGGAATGTATAGAACGTGGCCTTACCTATAGCGTCCCTCTTAAAGCGCGTTTAAAACTGTACTGTACAGATGCCGAACACGAAGATTTTGAAACTATCGTGCAGGACGTTTACCTCGGTACTATTCCTTACATGACCCCTAGCGGAACTTTCTGCATTAATGGGGCCGAACGTGTTGTGGTTTCACAACTTCACCGTTCACCTGGTGTGTTCTTTGGCCAATCTTTCCACGCAAATGGAACGAAGCTTTACTCTGCCCGTGTTATTCCTTTTAAAGGATCTTGGATTGAGTTTGCCACAGACATCAACAGCGTAATGTACGCCTATATAGATCGTAAGAAAAAATTACCTGTAACAACACTATTCCGTGCTATTGGCTTTGAAAGGGATAAAGATATTCTTGAAATATTTGACCTGGCAGAAGAAGTAAAAGCTTCAAAAACTGGACTTAAAAAATATATTGGCCGTAAACTTGCCGCCCGTGTACTTAAAACGTGGCATGAAGATTTCGTAGATGAAGATACCGGCGAGGTTGTATCTATTGAACGTAACGAAATTGTTTTAGACCGTGATACCGTTCTTGAAAAAGAGCACATTGATGAAATCATTGAATCTGGCTCAAAAACAATCTTGTTGCACAAAGAGGATAACCTATTGGCAGATTACGCCATTATTCACAATACACTGCAAAAAGATCCTACCAACTCCGAAAAAGAAGCGGTAGAACATATTTATAGACAACTTCGTAACGCTGAACCACCGGATGAAGAAACTGCGCGTGGCATTATACACAAACTTTTCTTTAGCGACCAGAGATATAACCTTGGGGAAGTAGGCCGTTACAGAATGAATAAAAAACTGGGTCTTGATATCCCTATGGACAAGCAAGTGCTTACCAAGGAAGATATTATTACCATTGTAAAATACTTAATCGAGCTTATTAATTCCAAAGCTGAGATTGATGATATTGATCACCTTAGTAACCGTCGTGTACGTACTGTAGGCGAACAACTTTCCCAGCAGTTTGGAGTAGGTCTGGCACGTATGGCACGTACCATCCGCGAACGTATGAACGTGCGTGACAACGAGGTGTTTACACCTATAGATTTGATTAATGCGAAAACACTTTCGTCAGTAATCAACTCTTTCTTTGGTACCAACCAGCTTTCGCAGTTTATGGACCAAACCAACCCACTTGCAGAGATTACGCATAAGCGTCGTCTTTCGGCACTTGGGCCTGGAGGTTTATCACGTGAAAGAGCAGGTTTTGAGGTTCGAGATGTACATTATACACATTATGGCCGACTTTGCCCAATTGAAACTCCAGAAGGACCAAACATTGGTTTAATATCTTCACTTTCTGTGTTTGCCAAAGTAAACAACCTAGGCTTTATTGAAACGCCATATCGAAAAGTGAATGATGGGAAAATTGATTTTAAAAATGAATCGATCTACCTTTCTGCTGAAGAAGAGGAAGATATGCACATTGCCCAAGCTAACATTCCATTGTCAGACAATGGAGTAATTGAAGCTGAAAAGGTTATTGCGCGTATGGAAGGCGATTTCCCATTGGTAGATCCAACTGTATTAAATTATGCAGACGTTGCACCAAACCAGATTGCTTCTATTTCGGCCTCGTTAATTCCGTTCCTTGAGCACGATGATGCTAACCGTGCTTTGATGGGCTCAAACATGATGCGCCAGGCGGTACCATTATTAATTGCAGATTCGCCAATCGTAGGAACAGGTCTTGAAAGACAAGTTGCTTCAGATAGTCGTGTGCTAATAAATGCCGAAGGTGATGGTGTAGTTGAATATGTTGATGCTAATGAAATTACTATAAAATACGACCGTACCGAAAACCAACGTATGGTTAGTTTTGATGCGGATGAAAAAACGTATCAACTAGTAAAATTCAGAAAAACAAACCAAAGTACTTCCATTAACCTAAAGCCTATTGTAAGTAAAGGCGATAGAGTGAAAAAAGGTCAGGTACTTTGCCAAGGATACGCTACCGAAAAAGGTGAATTGGCACTCGGACGAAATATGAAGGTTGCCTTTATGCCTTGGAAAGGGTACAACTTTGAGGATGCAATTGTTATTTCTGAAAAAGTAGTTCGCGAAGATATTTTTACTTCTATTCATATAGACGAATATTCGCTGGAAGTTCGCGATACCAAACTAGGTAACGAAGAATTAACGAACGATATTCCAAACGTATCGGAAGAGGCTACTAAAGATTTGGATGAGTATGGAATGATCCGTATTGGAGCCGAGGTAAAGCCCGGTGACATCCTAATCGGAAAAATTACGCCAAAAGGTGAAAGTGATCCTACGCCAGAAGAAAAATTGCTTCGCGCCATATTTGGTGACAAAGCAGGCGATGTAAAAGATGCTTCACTTAAAGCTTCACCTTCATTGCACGGTGTAGTCATAGAGAAAAAGCTTTTTGCCCGTGCCGTTAAAGACAAACGCAAGCGCGCAAAAGACAAAGAAGACATCGCAGAACTTGAAGCAAAATACGAAGCAAAATTTGTTGCACTTCAAGATGTTTTAGTTGAAAAGCTTTTCGCTATCGTAGGTGGAAAAACAGCACAAGGTATCAGCAATGATCTTGGTGAAATAGTTTTCCCTAAAGGAAAGAAATTTACATTAAAAATGCTTCACGCAGTTGACGATTACACTCACTTAATTGGAGGTACTTGGACAACCGATGATGAAACCAACGAATTGGTGGCAGATTTAATGCACAACTATAAAATTAAGGAAAACGATCTTCAAGGTAACTTGCGTAGAGAGAAGTTTACCATCTCTGTAGGTGATGAGCTTCCTTCAGGAATTTTGAAACTTGCCAAAGTTTACGTTGCTAAAAAACGTAAACTAAAAGTAGGAGACAAGATGGCGGGACGTCACGGTAACAAAGGTATTGTTGCACGTATTGTACGTGAAGAAGATATGCCTTTCCTCGAAGACGGAACCCCGGTAGATATCGTGTTAAACCCTCTTGGGGTACCATCGCGTATGAATATTGGGCAAATTTATGAAACGGTACTTGGATGGGCTGGTCAAAAATTAGGACGCAAGTATGCGACTCCAATTTTCGACGGAGCAACAATAGACCAGATTAATGAATTAACAGATGAAGCTGGAATTCCGAGATACGGGCATACCCATCTATTCGACGGTGGAACTGGTAAGCGTTTTGATCAACCTGCAACCGTAGGGGTAATCTATATGCTAAAA
This region of Aequorivita marisscotiae genomic DNA includes:
- the rpoB gene encoding DNA-directed RNA polymerase subunit beta produces the protein MSATQTERLNFSSVKNKPDYPDFLDIQIKSFQDFFQLETKSEERGQEGLYKTFLENFPITDTRNQFVLEFLDYFVDPPRYSIQECIERGLTYSVPLKARLKLYCTDAEHEDFETIVQDVYLGTIPYMTPSGTFCINGAERVVVSQLHRSPGVFFGQSFHANGTKLYSARVIPFKGSWIEFATDINSVMYAYIDRKKKLPVTTLFRAIGFERDKDILEIFDLAEEVKASKTGLKKYIGRKLAARVLKTWHEDFVDEDTGEVVSIERNEIVLDRDTVLEKEHIDEIIESGSKTILLHKEDNLLADYAIIHNTLQKDPTNSEKEAVEHIYRQLRNAEPPDEETARGIIHKLFFSDQRYNLGEVGRYRMNKKLGLDIPMDKQVLTKEDIITIVKYLIELINSKAEIDDIDHLSNRRVRTVGEQLSQQFGVGLARMARTIRERMNVRDNEVFTPIDLINAKTLSSVINSFFGTNQLSQFMDQTNPLAEITHKRRLSALGPGGLSRERAGFEVRDVHYTHYGRLCPIETPEGPNIGLISSLSVFAKVNNLGFIETPYRKVNDGKIDFKNESIYLSAEEEEDMHIAQANIPLSDNGVIEAEKVIARMEGDFPLVDPTVLNYADVAPNQIASISASLIPFLEHDDANRALMGSNMMRQAVPLLIADSPIVGTGLERQVASDSRVLINAEGDGVVEYVDANEITIKYDRTENQRMVSFDADEKTYQLVKFRKTNQSTSINLKPIVSKGDRVKKGQVLCQGYATEKGELALGRNMKVAFMPWKGYNFEDAIVISEKVVREDIFTSIHIDEYSLEVRDTKLGNEELTNDIPNVSEEATKDLDEYGMIRIGAEVKPGDILIGKITPKGESDPTPEEKLLRAIFGDKAGDVKDASLKASPSLHGVVIEKKLFARAVKDKRKRAKDKEDIAELEAKYEAKFVALQDVLVEKLFAIVGGKTAQGISNDLGEIVFPKGKKFTLKMLHAVDDYTHLIGGTWTTDDETNELVADLMHNYKIKENDLQGNLRREKFTISVGDELPSGILKLAKVYVAKKRKLKVGDKMAGRHGNKGIVARIVREEDMPFLEDGTPVDIVLNPLGVPSRMNIGQIYETVLGWAGQKLGRKYATPIFDGATIDQINELTDEAGIPRYGHTHLFDGGTGKRFDQPATVGVIYMLKLGHMVDDKMHARSIGPYSLITQQPLGGKAQFGGQRFGEMEVWALEAYGASSTLREILTVKSDDVIGRAKTYEAIVKGETMPEPGLPESFNVLMHELKGLGLDIRLEE